A single region of the Gossypium arboreum isolate Shixiya-1 chromosome 12, ASM2569848v2, whole genome shotgun sequence genome encodes:
- the LOC108478870 gene encoding translocon-associated protein subunit alpha-like produces MAMKILRVFFFGLLLLQFPLFQVVRCQSEIEADVEGSKLGIVREDVQDFVGSNFKPAPGVETICFFPRNSGKVVPAGEKTELLVGMENVGESPLNIIAIEASVHLPFDHRMLVQNLTAQVFDNASVPPSTQATFPYIFAVSKFLQPRTFDLVGTVVYEINQSPYQSTFYNGTIEVVEAGGFVSVESVFLVTLGISLVVLLGLWIHGQFKRISQKTKAASKVEVGTGTTDASMDEWLQGTAYNQSSSKSKKKK; encoded by the exons ATGGCAATGAAAATTTTAAGGGTTTTCTTCTTTGGGTTACTTCTCCTCCAATTTCCTTTGTTTCAGG TCGTTAGGTGTCAGTCAGAAATAGAGGCTGATGTTGAAGGAAGTAAGCTTGGGATTGTTCGTGAGGATGTTCAGGATTTTGTTGGTAGCAATTTTAAGCCAGCTCCTGGAGTTGAAACTATCTGTTTTTTCCCCAGAAATAGTGGCAAAG TGGTTCCAGCTGGAGAAAAGACAGAACTCCTTGTTGGGATGGAAAATGTTG GGGAGTCACCTTTGAATATCATTGCAATCGAAGCCAGTGTTCATCTCCCTTTTGATCATCGCATGCTTGTTCAAAATCTTACAGCACAG GTTTTTGACAATGCATCTGTACCCCCTTCAACGCAAGCTACATTCCCTTACATATTTGCTGTTAGCAAGTTCTTACAG CCCAGAACTTTTGATCTTGTGGGTACGGTTGTCTATGAGATAAACCAGAGCCCATACCAAAGTACATTCTATAATGGTACCATTGAAGTTGTTGAGGCTGGTGGTTTCGTCAGTGTCGAGTCAGTTTTTCTTGTGACCCTGGGGATTTCACTTGTTGTTCTCCTTGGTTTATGGATTCATGGTCAGTTTAAGCGAATCTCCCAG AAAACTAAGGCGGCTTCAAAAGTGGAAGTTGGAACTGGGACTACTGATGCCTCAATGGATGAATGGCTTCAG GGAACAGCTTACAATCAGTCATCTTCcaaatcgaagaagaagaagtag